The DNA region actaccaaaatttaagtttcaatattaaccaccatttaagctgttttttagtctcattccaaaattgtttatatctctaccaagctaccttctttgttttctactcttattcagactccaccctgtctccctttgttatattttttttattcctgtccacccaggcagcacttattattattatttattgccaaaaaccagatacaaacaaacaaaaacacagaaactaagggagtaggcaggaacctaaaagtgaacctaatcactataacaagagttcaggttccgtactcccaaagtaacaacaatgatatataataaactatataaaaatatttaaataacaaatagacgaatcaacagcgtcaatataaaataaacggataaaatacattatagtcgattcaacaaagtcaatataaaacatgtgatttaagtgaatttaaaaatgttggaaaactgtctaaaattaaagaattttccagctttatactatatgacgttatccaaattccttcacttgcactgatgaagggctagtgttgcccgaaagctttgctaacttttctggctatTTTACttcttgttttgatttagcttttcacttttattttttatctctattgagatccagccactgatacccacagcattgtaattttttcagtaatttgcctttggatttatatatatatataacatacacTGTAAACAAGTTTACTATTGAAATTGGAACTAAATAAGtcttttcaaaatatttgttgtaGTACATATTATGGTAATGGTACCTGAACAATTGTCATCCAATAAATAAACAGTTATTAGGCCTAGGTTCTATTGCATTATTTTCAATCATACCAATCGATTACCAATTAATTTatactagttaggcctaggccctagttccCGAACCAAGCCAGTCCCCGTCTGTCAGGATGTATTAGTAGTATACTAGGCTAGGCTTTGTTTGCggaaggcctagctagcctagggtaggctactactagcctagagtagtagtaggaggcctagcctagtagcaAGAGCCTAAATTAAACTAGCCTAACACTGCAGGGCTATTTACAGGTAACAGTGTaataaaaatactattaaatattAGCACTTACACTTATcagtttatatttttacattttatatagaaTAAAAGGAAAACATGTTTACAATCAACCGCAACAAAACACCACCATAACACAGAAAGTTTTTTATCACCAAAACATTTTTGAgcataaacaaaattgtaaaatgatgCGTTTAATTAGTTAATACAATCGTGCCAATCCGTAACTTTATGAAATTTATTTGTAACAACGTCTACTGGTTCCCGAGCTCATTGATCTCTAAAGTTGCAAGGGCGACCCCATCGTTAGACAACATTTCGCGCGCGGTCATTCACACATAAATTTTACAATTGTTATTCGCGAAGAAAGATAGAGAGTAGAGTTTCGGACGATCAACAGTCTGTTTATTGAGCGGCAGGATCAAGAGAGTTTATAGATATCGGGAGAAATTTATGTAGGAATGGGAGTATTGAGCTAGGTAAGTTAGTTGGTTAGTATTCATTGGTTTACTATTTTCTAGGGCCTGGCCCTAACTAATGTTTTTGGATCAACCAGGGAAACCGAGCCGACGACAAATCCCACCACCCCCGCACTGTTTGCATGCAGTGCTTCTAAACTTTTTTACCACCACATTCACCGGCCGGCTAAACAATGTTTGGCCTACCTTAGAAATGATCTTTTTCTTAGCTCTAGGATCTAGCTAGGCACGCCTGCTTCCtgggggcggatccaggatttttatCAAgggatttatataataatgataaatcaTGATGTCAAAatgtaattcatttttttaggtGTCAAAAGGGCCGGGCCGGGGGAAGCATGGATGAATCCTCCCGGGATCTTAACCTACCTGGATCCTCCCATTCGTCCCTAGATTCGTCCCTGGATCCTTCACATCCCATTATCTCTCCCCCCCCCCATTAtctttcccccccccccccccttcacCTCCCTGGATATTCTGGTTTGTATGTTCATGATCTGAATGATTTGTGCTATTTAAAATTGTGCAAGgatttttaaagattttcttgtgcaatttgaaatcatttataaaatacCAGGGAAGTCCTGTTTTTGTGTGCCACCACCCTTCCTTAGCCTGGCCCTATCTAGGGTCAAGTTCATGTGCACATCGCTTTGTTAATGTTTGCACATGCACTACAAAAGCACATGCCAGTGGCAAACAAatgtaatgaaaacaaaaaacttTGGAATTTGTGTGCATTTATGGAAGCTATATGCTTTTTAAGTTATTCGTGGTAGAGTGAATCTGGTATTTTCCCACCCAGCTCAATACAATTATACACTGAGCCTTTGTGATGCACTAATTATACCAATATAAGCACTAATAACGTAAATTGAGATATAATTGTCAGAAGAGGTGATGCACTAAATGCAAAAGCTGCACAAATCTGCAATTTAGAATTTCATATTTAAACCATATGAAATTAAAAGTTGAACGAATAGCTGAGTGAACCAGAGCCATTAATAAAGCACTAAGTAGTATTAAAAGGTTGGACACGATAGATGCATTGCAGCATTATATATCTCCCTGGATTTTGATGAATAAATTGTCTGGTCTCGTAGGAATACATTCAATAACAATCAACTATCTAACCAGACATGACTCTTGTATAACAGCTATTCTGCTATCCAGTATAATCCATTACATGAATTATATTGCAATTGACCGGCTATTGTGCATGTTCAATTTGACTTTCTACATAGCACTTTACATATGATTCTGTCTACCAAGAAGAACTAAGATCTTTTTGCAGATGTATATTTTTTAAGGAAAGGTTTTTATGCGGATCCAAGTGGTTGACATCTGGTGAAAAAATAGAACTGTCAATGTCATTAGGTTATTAAAATTCAAGACTTATTTCACAATTAACAAATCCTACagtatttcaaaatcctgggcCCACCACTGGTTttgatgtatttatatatatttattataaataattactcTAAAGTACTGTAATATTCATTCTGCAAATCACATGCATACTTAAGTTTCTACCATTGTTGAAAAAACGATAAAATGACAGCCATTAAAATTCATGTTTGATTGTTAATActgtaaaatttatattttttacgatattacaatatttacataTAGTATACAACAGCATATTGTACTTGCTTGCTCCTATTTGAATGTCACTTTTAGTCTATAAAAAATCACTTAGCATTTATTCTAATTAAAATATGCTTTCACTTCTCAATTCCTAATTTATTTTGTGCCAcagataatacagtatttaataataaGGAACACGCTGTAATTTgatgaatttcctttttaagTATAATTCACAAGTCTTAACCATTCATGCGTGTaatgattataaatattattctaactcacttaaaaaaaaaaatctattaaaacacattgtacagttaataacaatttattgatattttacttACTATACACAAAACATACCTGTATTTTGTTATGAATCATAATTAAACTTTGTACACTCAACATGGATGTATTGTATAGTATCTATGTATATATCCACATACTGTAGTACTGTTGggtggtaaaaaaaaaattcacacAGGTACCCATTTCTTGGGTTGGAGCTGGGAGGTTGAAATTTGTATTGGTGTCCCACCCATCCATCTTTGGAACTATTGCATCCATGCTACATAATGCTACCATAAGGTCAAGTTTAGTACATTTTCATTCTCTAATCACCTATTGATTTTTTAACCCCTGTAGCAAAAACATGattaaatgtattgtatttaagatagaactactgtactgtatatggtcaaaattcaaaatgttgtacagtaggttgttttattttttaaacataatttgatgAGTCCCTGTCCTATTCACATCACTTGGCTGTCGTCTAGTTGTCACTCTAGCTTTTATAATATGTCTATTATAGACAAAGTAATCAACACAGGTCTTTTTCAAATAagaatttgtatattatttatgtatacAGTAACAATAGAAATTCATAAGATAATGAAGACATTGTTAGTATTCATCAGGGAAATCAAAGACTTGATATTGATGGTGTGTagttacaatttatttattgtattaactTATGTTACAAGGATTTACCTGTACTTTGGGAATACCCAATTAATTTGCGTTAATAAGGAAGCGTTCTATGAGAAGACCTAAACACGTTGTATTGTTGTTCAATGTCTGGGTCTAGATTTCACCAAAACTGTATTTAAGAATGCCTCGAGGATGCATGTCGTATTGTCTTCAGAAGTGCACAGTAAATCTTCTGTGTCTGCTTTtataatttaacttttttttagggtaacattaattaacaaatattataatttttccaGGGAACAACCAAACTAAATGGTATAgccaaaaaaacaatacaaaactactGTATGTTTCCTATTAAAAGAATACGACCAAACCAAATGGTATAgccaaaaaaacaatataaacactATTGTATGTTTCCTATTAAAAGAATGCAACCAAACCAAATGGTACAgccaaaaaaacaatacaaacactATTGTATGTTTCTTAATCCAAATAAATTCAGATTTATCAGacagttatattttatatcagtTTTTTATAATGAAAATGTTTCCTGTTTGTCTGtcaatttaaatgattataattGTGCAATTTTTGTATCTcgtaatttatctttttttttaatctctCAAATCAACTTGTTTTTCCTAATACTACTGATATGTAGCAGGTGGCATAATGAAATGTACCGGACAAGTAAACTAACTACTTACTGAAGACTTTAGCGATAAAACGAAATATAGATAAGTACCTGTACGTCCATAAAATGAAATAAGTTGTCTGATTTTAAAAGCCTTGCGCCGTGGGCATGGCACAAGTGGGTCCTTTCTTTATATTTGTTTCACTTGAGTAGACGACATAATtgcaatataaatatatcaatatcaaGTCAAGTGCAAGAAGCCTAAAAAggaatgtttgttttatagactgTAATTTTCTCATATTTCTACCGTTTACTTAAAATTGGCACATAGTGTATCTTGTGAAGGGTAATGAGACCATTTTAGAACCGGGGCTCTTATTGACAAACCCACCCACTGCCAACTCCTAAAGCCCAATGTCAATGCCGTAATAACACACATAATATATTTGATATGCAACACTTTAGTTTTTCAAGGCATACTGTAGGATCTTGTGAGAGATAATCGTTGACCACTCCCACTCCTCTTCTTCCCTTCTAAGGTTTAGCCCAGGCTTAGGCCCAATGTCAATAAGCTGCAACGCATACGCAATACATTTTATATGCAACACTTTCAAGTGTACTGTACGTATTTAATATGCAGACACCTGGTTAGTATCCTaatgattatattaattaataggtGTACAATTGTTACCATTAAAACGGAAAAGAGTATTAAATTCAAATCTTGGCTTCTGGCAAGTGAATTATTTGGTTACCTGTATGAGATAGATTTCTGACATActcaatttaaataaagatttattaaGAATTAATGTATATGATTCAGCCCCAAAGGTACAACATCTAGGTCTATGATACTCAATACTTTGACAGggtttaaacaaacaaaattagtaCTACCGTATGTGGagtcattaaattatttgtgaATTTTCATGCTAGATTCACATGCCTGTAGATTTATAAAATTTGTGTCAAATTCTGACTGTATATTTATAAACTTGTATTTACAGGAAGTCGTGTAATAgttcaaaaagaaataaatttatattgacGGCACTGTTTAGTAGAATGTTTTGTACAGCTTCAGATTTCCCTTCATTGTGTAAGCCAAACAATGGTACAAAAGGCATTTAAAGTCACATGCTCTGATGCTCTGCTTTCGtgtataaatattgttatattcatGCTGTGAACAGTATTGTACATCTTTGAATTATCTATATTTGTCATTTAAAACAAGTTGTTTGTCTCTTTTTCTATTTCTACAGTATACTGAAGCCATCTGCCGTGCAGGTAACCTTTGACCTTATTCATTATGGGTATTATGTGTTGTTGCTACGTAAAAAAGAATGATGATTATGAGTCGTTGGACCCAAAGTCGGCAGAGTCTCCAGCTGAGCACCACAAGTATGGTACGTTAGAATCCGGTGGGTCGGCCAGACCACCTGAAACCAAACGCTATCAATACCCTAAATCACCACTTAGACAAAAGTTTAGTTCGGATTCAGAACAGAGGTCAGTTAGACATGTCAGAGTTCATGTGTCGTCGTCTGATTCTGATGAAAGTGACGATGATTCACCACCACCAATACGTGCTTATTCAAGTGCCCCAGCAAAAACCGATAAGCAGAAGAATGCGGCACCAATTACCAAAGAACACGCCCCAGTTGTTGCAAGCCCGTCTATCACGATTGAAGGTGAAGAAGAAGGATCCCCGAAGACTGTAGCTAGTGGCTTAGCCAGCATCTTCAAGCCTGAAGATTCAGCAGTGTCGGAAGGAACTAAAACAGCTGAAGGAACTCGTGTAGATGCCGAAGGTGCCTCAGCTGCTGAGTCTACTGATCCTGAAGATTCTACCGGAGGACATTCCAATGTCTCTGGTAACCAGAATGGCAGCCTGGACAGCTTAAATGGCAGTGAGAAGAAGACTAAGAAGTCCAAGTCAATGGTTAGGAAGGTTGGATCGTCAATGAAGCGGGCTAGTAGAAAAGCAAGCAAATCAATGCAGAAAGGAATGGCTAAGATGTTGCACCCTAACAAGAGTAGAGACAGCACTGAAACTGACGGTAAGAATTAAGATACTTAAATCAATACTTAATTAAAGAGGTATTGTCcttcaaaaacatgaaaaatgaagattaataaaatcagattttaaataggccattttgcagttttaataacaatttaagtattttttgctttaaattacattttcaggcaattattttaaatccagtttttggtcaaagtgaataactattaatgtgacattaaaatggcatattaaaacaattttttttagtttagggggacaatatatctttacgTCAATTCACCAAAAATCTTCTAGAGTCGACCTGTTTCGTAATTGAGCATTGAGCAGAAAATgtgttttgttaaataattattaaataattatgtcacTACTCGCACATGAGCCTGATAGTTAAATCTAAAACAAGAAACACAACGATGAAAAAAGTATCACTTTCTACTGAAatattgcattattttaaaaaacagattGTCTGATCTCTCATAATATTTTAAccataaatttattattatatttcattccaatttatattttttattcaatgctGAAGTTATTTAGTCCAATACGTGATATTAAAATTCTTTCCGTCTTAGAGGTTGTGTAATAAAAGTTAGCAAAGACAGTAATGCCTAGTAGAGATTAAAAAGCACTTTACCCCGTAATCCTCAAAATGAGGTGTCACGTTTAAATTCTAATTACATCACACACTTAGATCAAATATAAATTTTCGAACttgaaaacaatataatattaatgagTCTATAAATCTACAATCACAACACAATAAGAAGATTTGACTGACCATGGGTGACTTGACTGACCGTGGGTGACTTGACAGAGGGCCAAGATTTGACTGACCATGGGTGACTTTGACTGACCATGGGTAATTTTCCAATGACTATGGACTGACCAAGATTTGACTGTGGACCTTGTGTGACTTGACTGACCATGGGTAACTTGACTGACCAAGACTTGACTGATTATGTGTGACTTGACTGACCAAGACTTTACTGACCAAGACTTTACTGACCAACAATGAATTCATTTATTCTACAGTATTAATGTGTTATAGTGGCAAGTAACTTTAAATACCTAAATACTGCGTTCAAATCCAACTTTTTTACGAGGCAATGAAGCGTGGGAACTAAACTTCcagaaatatttatataaccttataataaatttaaactaCAGTATCACTTTCTGTTTAGATTTCAATTTGAAAAATTTGCAATATAATAAGTTTTaactaacaatatttaatatatttagcaGTTTCTCATCTTTACTCGTCGGGATAGGCTCCATCTTATCAAAGAATCATTGATGACCTCTCTTGGACCTGATTGTGACCTCTGATCAATAAATAACTACATTTCCTGCAACAGAAGTGTCCTACTGTACTTAGCCCAAAATTGCTAAATAAAAGAGAATGTGGTTTATGAGGAGATGCTTTAGAGTAACACATTTTGGGCTTATATTAgtgatatttatatatttacagtgaATAACAATGTGCATTAATACGTATTTAAAGATTtctgatgataatgatattattacttAGTTATTCATTCTACAATTATTCAAACACATAATTCACACATATCTGATTGTCTGTCGTTTGACATGGTGACAAACCTCGTTTGACATAACCTCAAAAGACTAgtataatactattactatacaaTAGAGTTATTACTATAATATGTTGATTACACTATTCTTTAATAATAAGCATTAAAAAGCTATTGTTTTTGAGACAATTAGATTTccacattttaaacattaaaaatgaaaaaaaccaTGCAAGATACTAATTAACCATATGGTAAAATACAGTTTAAAgtgtgtatgtgtgtgtgtttCATTTCACATAATGGTTTATAGGGAGTGGTCATAAACAGAtggtttaaaaatataaaaactgtcatctcattaaaaaatataataatcttgGCTTGGCCTGGGAGTGTGCTGTAGTCAAGTACCTTGTGGTAAATtgtatatgatattattattaggcacTTTTTACAATACTGTATGTGAGTGGTGATTGTGAATAGCAGTTCTTGTTCTGATAAAGTCATCACCCAAAATGCTTTACTGTACATGACAT from Antedon mediterranea chromosome 2, ecAntMedi1.1, whole genome shotgun sequence includes:
- the LOC140040019 gene encoding uncharacterized protein; amino-acid sequence: MGIMCCCYVKKNDDYESLDPKSAESPAEHHKYGTLESGGSARPPETKRYQYPKSPLRQKFSSDSEQRSVRHVRVHVSSSDSDESDDDSPPPIRAYSSAPAKTDKQKNAAPITKEHAPVVASPSITIEGEEEGSPKTVASGLASIFKPEDSAVSEGTKTAEGTRVDAEGASAAESTDPEDSTGGHSNVSGNQNGSLDSLNGSEKKTKKSKSMVRKVGSSMKRASRKASKSMQKGMAKMLHPNKSRDSTETDDKSNAQHKGQQDSDDDETEWSRDDSSLVTPTSPMSPANLLPEPPSPRSPRSISPAHSPISPGRHRTMSYGRRSPSSPSAHQPLTRMSSDKMQSKYARERMLEREKQWSKIEAEAESKEDVQKTSAIGQALNAAYERGQRLKEVEETSDAMRESAFSFAESAKQLKEKKRKSAKY